One window of Novipirellula aureliae genomic DNA carries:
- a CDS encoding linear amide C-N hydrolase, with protein MKIARLTTQFVVMASALVTVSCCSQPAAQACTIMRFSNNGHLIVARNHDWMFGEGMIVVNQRRIRKTAISPVQPVSWTSKYGSVSFVQFGREIPFAGMNEVGLTVDLLQLNEAQFPKPTRGGKTVNVIQWVQYQLDTAKSVREVIASLDEVYPMPLLPSVERVHYFVTDQTGDVAVVEFVDGQPVVRYGTGTAQCALTNSTCTDCDRAYTTRDLRSSSERRYIQAVQAIEKADNNMSKEQQIDYAFKSLESVAQGDMTQWSLVYQPLERRIDFKTRVASQRRWIDLDDLSFEPNDKTLVLDVDANVGGNMKPHLVGYTSEANQKLIDFAFAQYLSPGLTRTAIKQLVLNYPGSLKVAEQTETP; from the coding sequence ATGAAAATTGCACGGCTAACGACTCAATTTGTTGTGATGGCTTCTGCACTCGTCACTGTATCCTGTTGTTCGCAGCCGGCCGCCCAGGCCTGTACGATCATGCGTTTTTCGAACAATGGGCATCTGATCGTCGCCCGCAATCATGATTGGATGTTCGGTGAAGGCATGATCGTGGTCAATCAACGACGAATTCGCAAAACGGCAATTTCACCGGTGCAGCCTGTGAGTTGGACTTCGAAATACGGTAGTGTTTCGTTTGTCCAATTTGGCCGCGAAATTCCCTTTGCGGGAATGAATGAAGTCGGGCTAACGGTCGATCTGTTACAGTTAAACGAAGCACAGTTTCCGAAACCAACACGTGGTGGTAAGACGGTCAATGTGATTCAGTGGGTTCAATATCAACTCGATACGGCAAAGAGCGTTCGCGAGGTGATCGCTAGTCTTGATGAGGTTTACCCGATGCCGCTATTGCCATCGGTCGAACGTGTTCACTACTTCGTGACCGACCAGACCGGTGACGTTGCCGTCGTCGAGTTTGTCGATGGTCAACCGGTGGTCCGCTACGGAACCGGTACGGCCCAGTGCGCGTTAACGAATTCGACATGCACGGATTGCGATCGTGCATACACGACACGCGATCTGCGATCCTCGAGTGAGCGACGTTACATCCAAGCCGTTCAAGCGATCGAGAAAGCGGATAACAACATGTCGAAAGAACAGCAGATCGACTATGCGTTTAAATCGCTTGAAAGTGTTGCTCAAGGCGACATGACACAATGGAGTCTCGTCTATCAGCCACTCGAGCGACGGATCGACTTCAAAACGCGAGTCGCCTCGCAACGACGTTGGATCGACTTGGATGACTTATCGTTTGAACCGAACGACAAGACGTTAGTCTTGGATGTCGACGCGAATGTTGGCGGTAATATGAAACCGCATTTGGTAGGTTATACGTCAGAGGCAAACCAGAAACTGATCGACTTCGCGTTCGCTCAGTACTTGTCACCGGGCTTGACTCGCACTGCGATCAAACAGTTGGTGCTCAACTACCCCGGTTCTTTAAAGGTCGCCGAGCAAACCGAAACGCCCTAG
- a CDS encoding carboxypeptidase-like regulatory domain-containing protein, with protein sequence MMNKLNSQRIDLNIVFPLFDGPNMRFIILASMLSIIPSLVVADDLRGTIIDGSGKPIGGARIDISTAAPKSGPAIFCPSCYLDCAKSAVSGEQGSFEIRDVSPDLQFRLVVTAVDKITVATSLIDPSIETPEITLQDFPADVSSDHLVHGVVRSELGVPVSGALIDAWGATSNGRRWRGRVDGAATVVSDDQGRFRMLLTEDYEEIDLQVTADGYAGVISEPLNPGDESHAIVLPSGAVVKGKVVQDGRPLPGEPIAVVQVNRGRLKKIFLKAILTTTDQDGSFEFTALPADDQYAVFTPVEVGSKGPVIPTGLFALKEDGSTLDLGVLEAAKGVTISGAIKVSGQSALPDAIAITLDRMPAWDLIEVPVDDDGRFEMTNLPPETYEVRLKVKGFALDHEKMNYQLIDSTTIAVRLDKSIEDIDVWMRPLDADETALDQQSSAERLSRDATGNQKLSGIVVDVHGQPVPNLKLTPKQSVWGPVFNRFSKRTKSDGSFSFEGLPDVPLELFFYNDNVRGYPLGDQLVSALYPGLFRCKLNQSDIRIVYDSQLAIKPNEIADTDE encoded by the coding sequence ATGATGAATAAGTTGAATTCCCAACGCATTGACTTGAACATCGTCTTTCCCCTATTTGACGGGCCAAACATGCGATTCATTATTCTCGCTTCGATGCTTTCGATCATTCCGAGCTTGGTTGTCGCGGATGACTTACGAGGAACGATAATTGATGGATCAGGAAAGCCGATTGGCGGTGCCAGAATCGATATATCGACGGCGGCACCCAAGTCTGGCCCGGCGATATTCTGTCCTTCTTGTTATCTTGATTGTGCGAAGTCTGCTGTTTCGGGTGAACAAGGAAGTTTTGAAATCCGCGACGTTAGCCCTGATCTTCAGTTTCGCTTGGTCGTCACTGCAGTCGACAAAATCACTGTCGCGACGAGCCTAATCGATCCCTCAATCGAAACGCCTGAAATTACTTTGCAGGATTTTCCCGCCGATGTTTCATCGGACCATCTCGTCCATGGCGTGGTACGATCCGAACTTGGTGTTCCGGTATCGGGTGCATTAATCGATGCTTGGGGAGCGACATCGAATGGCCGGCGATGGCGTGGTCGTGTCGACGGTGCGGCAACCGTGGTCAGCGATGATCAGGGCCGATTTCGAATGCTGTTGACCGAAGATTACGAGGAAATTGACCTCCAAGTGACAGCCGATGGCTACGCAGGCGTGATCTCGGAACCATTAAATCCAGGCGATGAATCGCACGCGATCGTGCTACCTTCGGGAGCTGTGGTCAAAGGTAAGGTTGTCCAAGATGGCAGGCCGTTGCCCGGCGAGCCAATTGCTGTCGTGCAGGTCAATCGCGGTCGCTTGAAGAAGATCTTCTTGAAGGCTATCCTGACGACGACCGATCAGGATGGCAGCTTCGAGTTCACTGCCTTACCAGCTGACGATCAGTACGCCGTGTTCACTCCTGTCGAAGTTGGATCGAAAGGCCCAGTCATCCCAACCGGCTTGTTTGCGTTAAAGGAGGACGGTTCTACATTGGATTTGGGGGTCCTTGAGGCAGCGAAAGGGGTGACGATTTCCGGTGCGATTAAGGTCAGCGGTCAGAGTGCATTGCCGGATGCAATAGCGATCACGTTGGACCGAATGCCAGCCTGGGATTTGATCGAGGTTCCTGTCGATGATGATGGTCGATTCGAGATGACCAACCTTCCACCGGAAACGTATGAGGTGCGTTTGAAAGTGAAAGGTTTTGCGTTGGACCATGAAAAGATGAATTATCAATTGATAGATTCGACGACCATTGCCGTGCGACTCGACAAATCGATTGAAGATATCGATGTTTGGATGCGACCACTGGACGCAGATGAAACGGCCTTGGATCAGCAATCCTCCGCAGAACGACTGTCGCGGGATGCAACAGGCAATCAGAAATTGTCTGGCATCGTTGTCGATGTCCACGGACAACCGGTGCCAAATCTGAAGCTTACACCCAAACAGTCAGTTTGGGGGCCGGTTTTCAATCGCTTCAGCAAACGAACCAAGAGCGATGGGAGTTTTTCGTTTGAAGGGCTGCCCGATGTGCCGTTGGAGCTCTTTTTTTACAACGACAACGTTCGAGGCTATCCATTGGGTGACCAGTTAGTGTCGGCCCTCTATCCAGGTCTATTTCGTTGCAAGCTCAATCAATCCGATATCCGCATTGTCTATGACAGCCAACTAGCCATCAAGCCGAATGAAATAGCTGACACCGATGAATAA
- a CDS encoding ABC transporter permease: MNETASTPPPTRRTKYRWFPIRGPIRLTASVVLGILCVVMIYAAWWFVTAGEVAEERIVGPQALPSPTETFGTFGQLWSERKLVQNTWVTLRRVIIGFALAAAVGVPLGVLAGCFPAVKAFLTPVILFGRNIPIAALVPLTFFFFGIGESQKILFIFLACVAFVIADTATSISNVGQEYLDTAYTLGANRWQAIIKVLVPLSMPSVFDSLRLLFGLAFGYIMLAETIKLGSESGGLGNLILTSQRIGPRAHIYLIILIIPIVAFVIDRALFAAQKGLFPHKYGGNGWLLSAWRMIARGIDDLKPYFFRPSPEFADLVGVGTENATSGKASGEATKDGQTESKS; encoded by the coding sequence TTGAACGAAACAGCCTCCACTCCGCCGCCCACCCGCAGGACCAAGTACCGTTGGTTCCCGATTCGCGGGCCGATCCGTTTGACCGCATCGGTTGTGCTGGGAATTCTGTGCGTCGTGATGATCTATGCCGCATGGTGGTTCGTGACGGCTGGCGAAGTTGCGGAGGAGCGGATCGTTGGTCCGCAGGCGCTACCGAGTCCTACGGAGACGTTTGGTACGTTCGGTCAGCTCTGGAGCGAGCGGAAGTTGGTACAGAATACGTGGGTGACCCTTCGCCGCGTGATCATCGGGTTCGCTTTGGCGGCCGCCGTCGGCGTTCCATTGGGCGTTCTTGCCGGTTGCTTTCCAGCGGTCAAAGCGTTCTTGACGCCAGTCATCTTGTTCGGTCGCAACATCCCGATCGCCGCCCTCGTGCCGCTGACGTTCTTCTTTTTCGGTATCGGCGAATCACAAAAGATACTGTTTATCTTCCTTGCTTGCGTTGCCTTCGTCATCGCAGACACCGCAACATCGATTAGTAATGTTGGCCAAGAGTATTTGGATACGGCCTACACGTTGGGTGCGAATCGCTGGCAAGCGATCATCAAGGTGCTGGTTCCTTTATCGATGCCATCGGTATTCGATTCATTGCGATTGCTGTTCGGTTTGGCGTTCGGCTATATCATGTTGGCTGAAACGATCAAATTGGGCAGCGAATCGGGAGGTTTGGGGAACTTGATTTTGACATCACAGCGAATCGGGCCACGAGCACACATCTATTTGATCATCCTGATCATCCCCATTGTGGCGTTTGTGATCGACCGGGCTTTGTTCGCCGCCCAAAAAGGTCTTTTTCCGCACAAGTATGGTGGCAACGGTTGGCTGTTGTCCGCGTGGCGCATGATCGCACGTGGTATTGACGATTTGAAACCGTATTTCTTTCGCCCCTCACCCGAGTTTGCGGATCTGGTTGGTGTCGGAACCGAGAATGCCACCAGCGGGAAAGCCAGCGGGGAAGCGACCAAGGATGGACAGACGGAGTCAAAATCATGA
- a CDS encoding ABC transporter ATP-binding protein, whose amino-acid sequence MSESAVNPDPKADVGETVGISKVMDVTSLQHPADAPVVEFSGVTKTYDHGKPNAFTAIKDISFVVENVHNHGEFIGILGPSGCGKSTILKLIAGLEPQHPPTFGSVTVLGKPVTGPGPDRGMVFQDYTSFDNRTVLDNVTFGLECKGVPRRIREELGRHWIDQVGLDVKNDQYKFPHQLSGGMRQRVAIARTLILKPRVILMDEPFGALDPQTRLNMQDLLVSLWRKVEATVFFVTHSIEEAVYLGDRVYVLSSSPGTLVRELEVEPPDRPAGDMQREPKFRETVYYVNDLIAAEEALKQSGV is encoded by the coding sequence ATGAGCGAATCCGCAGTCAATCCTGATCCCAAGGCGGACGTGGGCGAAACGGTTGGTATCAGCAAGGTGATGGACGTCACCTCGCTGCAACATCCCGCCGATGCACCGGTGGTGGAATTTTCCGGTGTAACGAAGACCTATGACCACGGCAAACCCAACGCTTTTACAGCGATCAAAGACATTTCATTTGTCGTCGAAAATGTCCACAATCATGGCGAGTTCATCGGCATTTTGGGGCCAAGCGGTTGTGGAAAAAGCACAATCCTTAAGCTGATCGCGGGTCTGGAACCGCAGCATCCGCCCACCTTCGGCAGCGTCACGGTGCTCGGCAAACCGGTCACCGGTCCAGGACCCGATCGCGGTATGGTTTTCCAGGACTACACCAGTTTCGATAATCGCACGGTGCTCGACAACGTCACGTTTGGACTGGAGTGCAAAGGAGTACCGCGGCGAATTCGCGAGGAACTTGGCCGGCACTGGATCGATCAGGTCGGGCTCGACGTGAAGAACGATCAGTACAAGTTTCCACATCAGTTGTCGGGTGGGATGCGTCAACGCGTGGCGATCGCCAGAACATTGATTCTAAAGCCGCGAGTGATCTTGATGGACGAGCCGTTTGGGGCGCTCGACCCGCAAACGCGATTGAACATGCAGGACTTGCTGGTCAGCCTGTGGCGAAAAGTCGAAGCGACCGTATTCTTTGTCACCCATTCGATCGAAGAAGCGGTTTATCTTGGCGACCGCGTCTACGTTTTAAGCAGCTCACCGGGTACACTGGTGCGTGAATTGGAAGTCGAGCCGCCCGATCGACCTGCAGGCGATATGCAACGTGAACCCAAATTCCGCGAAACGGTTTACTACGTCAACGATTTGATCGCAGCCGAAGAGGCACTCAAGCAGTCCGGCGTATAA